Proteins found in one Lycium ferocissimum isolate CSIRO_LF1 chromosome 6, AGI_CSIRO_Lferr_CH_V1, whole genome shotgun sequence genomic segment:
- the LOC132059594 gene encoding uncharacterized protein LOC132059594 yields the protein MLKLKPLILHSPSVRPQHALLTQSSSLPLLPTRRGLIQLSFCASMESNTTVVKLKPIEATPESFKEFGQVIQASPDGEEFGPSDAQLDLSRGIPRFYIMQLKDRSLRFSNITHHANVTQCLGSIGGNVWYLGIAKPSIVDPTDIKGSDIVQSHCGHFYVPPAVDEVQAFRISGPKFIKLNHGTWHAGPLFTGDKMDFYNLELNNTNVVDHTTHDFIKKNGVVFVLDD from the exons ATGCTGAAATTGAAGCCATTGATATTACATTCGCCATCTGTTAGGCCACAACATGCACTGCTCACACAATCCTCGTCTCTTCCTCTATTGCCTACTCGGCGTGGCTTAATCCAGCTTTCTTTTTGTGCATCAATGGAATCTAATACGACAGTGGTAAAGCTGAAACCCATAGAAGCAACCCCAGAAAGTTTTAAAGAGTTTGGTCAGGTAATTCAGGCCTCCCCTGATGGGGAAGAGTTTGGTCCGAGTGATGCTCAGCTTGACTTGAGTCGTGGCATTCCCAG GTTTTACATTATGCAGCTTAAAGATCGATCGCTCAGATTTTCTAATATAACGCATCATGCCAATGTGACCCAATGTCTTGGATCAATTGGCGGCAATGTGTGGTATCTTGGAATTGCTAAGCCATCTATTGTGGATCCAACTGATATCAAGGGTAGTGATATTGTGCAGTCACATTGTGGGCACTTTTATGTGCCTCCTGCTGTTGATGAAGTGCAGGCTTTCAGAATTTCAGGTCCTAAGTTTATAAAGCTGAATCATGGTACATGGCATGCTGGCCCATTATTTACAGGTGACAAGATGGACTTCTACAATCTCGAGCTCAACAATACTAAT GTGGTTGATCACACAACACATGACTTCATCAAGAAGAATGGTGTTGTTTTCGTACTGGATGATTAG
- the LOC132059595 gene encoding uncharacterized protein LOC132059595 gives MGSSEGLRATLMVYRNLLKAVEKHIGKEEHRVHFTDFIREEFRKKRSPKDPSFIQQKVKLAQNYTYLLNSVHHHKDLLFSYNIAVDRTNEMTKVLGKSAASVGLRLPEVYQS, from the exons ATGGGGTCTTCTGAAGGTTTAAGAGCTACACTAATGGTGTACAGAAATCTACTAAAAGCAGTGGAAAAGCATATAGGGAAGGAAGAACACAGGGTTCATTTCACTGACTTCATCAGGGAAGAGTTCAGGAAGAAGAGAAGTCCAAAAGACCCTTCTTTTATCCAGCAAAAAGTTAAGCTTGCTCAAAATTATACTTACCTTCTCAACAGTGTCCACCATCATAAG GACTTATTATTTTCTTACAACATTGCAGTGGATAGAACCAATGAGATGACGAAAGTGCTGGGTAAATCTGCTGCAAGTGTGGGTCTCCGCCTTCCTGAAGTTTATCAGTCTTGA